The following proteins are encoded in a genomic region of Necator americanus strain Aroian chromosome II, whole genome shotgun sequence:
- a CDS encoding hypothetical protein (NECATOR_CHRII.G5713.T3) encodes MSRRLKTVLLDRLDFPLENPRRGRSRKEMPKQWTHSYWKRRPQGFVNMFSSFFSQVKEGLAAASEPAPPNPPPQAPPSKPAQSEQGENSGGDFLGGLLNVAKEVGQAINEKNQPPPPPPPEPKATDLIGGLLNVVGQAVNEKSQPPPPPPPPPEPKPTDLLGGILNAVGQAINEKNQPPPPPPPPPEPTGADLLGGLLNVVGNAMSDKKEPEVKPPPPTPEKQESGSKITQEDIAMITKGLGALVTSIKEKTATKDVEEEQVAKVDSQGGKVQISSVASTNDVPASQQEQTTSAGGDFFSGLMGMAKEVGKAMNEPKGNNNGYQNGKGLGWRSARTPASEAAIEDLMMQAKKIKYDVIGLTETRRRHPLNAVYETGEELFLGSCDSRGVGGVVVLVNTRTAKNIDFFEQLTTRIGRMWMRRCGPIPALTIFVAYAPTSSYEEEEVEAFYMDLEKFYREDHAFYKVIIGDFNAKVGPRRTPEELHIGTHGLQWNDERERLSEFIMTTKTIHGNSQFQKPSSLRWTWESPGGGYRNEIDHIIVNKRFCLTDVGVVPKFYTGSDHRLLRGRFSFTRRAEKAAKFRERNPRTTINWDLFATLAGFWEDSAMDNIDEEYDRLIEHLHDCAKKAESFKTTKRRLSLETLELIRQRGAARAAGNQELTSELARLCREAIKEDLKERRAEVLAEAAEAGKSIRYARRDFATSRRGMEKIIYDFYSDLFDSHVHLPPHHLREDGQVIPEVLPFEIRHAIMSVRNRTAPDPDRIRPEHLKSLLPVLINTLVRLFTRYLSECKVPKQWKTSKTVLLYKKGDPHDIGNYRPICLLSVIYKLFTRVILDRIEKVLDEGQPCEQAGFRKGFSTIDHIHTVSKLIEVSREYKMPLCLTFIDLKKAFDSVETEAVVEALDNQGVPTQYIKVLRELYSNFTTGISPFYKNIIINVKRRGRHGDTISLKIFISTVENAMQKLEWDYVGVKVDGRQLHHLRFADDIVLITRSISQAERMLTEFDETCGRIGLQLNLQKTMFMRNGWVSDAPFTLNGTYISECTSYVYLGRELNMMNDLRAGQKETSGLGSVQEHRGCSEEDQEHPAPCAPLQHHRTSCFDLCFGNLGISQAGRKRAPPPQQTSHLSQEDIAKITQGLSALVGKAFNKGAAEGEVAQVDSQGGKTSAPADNDFLSGLLNMAKDVGKKLGDQPGAQQSAQASSNAAGNQGSKVTQEDIGKLVLALGPLVNTIKEKTFAKKEEAEKEVGKVDSQGGKVQLSSVQGPTDTTKPAAEQPAQAPAGGDFLSGLMSVAKDVGKAMNEQQQPQAANGQQLSQEDVAKITAGLGFLGTLIKDKAGDIFQKPAAEEKEKEKEKPKEEPVIDEVEGEIGKVVLSGYTAQTIATKSKNE; translated from the exons ATGTCTAGGCGACTGAAGACTGTGTTACTCGACAGGCTCGATTTCCCTCTCGAAAATCCAAGACGCGGACGCTCCAGAAAGGAAATGCCGAAACAATG GACGCATTCCTACTGGAAACGACGTCCGCAG GGTTTCGTCAACatgttctcttctttcttcagtCAAG TGAAGGAAGGTTTGGCGGCTGCCTCTGAACCAGCTCCACCAAATCCACCTCCTCAGGCTCCTCCCAGCAAGCCGGCACAGTCCGAACAAGGAG AGAATTCCGGAGGAGACTTTCTTGGTGGTTTGCTTAACGTTGCGAAGGAAGTGGGACAAGCAATAAACGAGAAGAATCAGCCACCACCGCCTCCGCCACCAG AACCGAAAGCAACAGACCTTATTGGTGGCTTGCTCAACGTTGTTGGACAGGCAGTGAACGAAAAAAGTCAgccaccgccaccaccgccTCCGCCACCAG AGCCAAAACCAACGGATCTTCTTGGTGGCATACTGAACGCTGTTGGACAAGCGATAAACGAAAAGAACCAGCCgccaccacctccacctccGCCACCAG agcCAACCGGTGCAGATCTTCTTGGTGGTTTACTCAACGTTGTAGGAAACGCAATGAGTGATAAGAAAGAGCCTGAGGTTAAACCACCTCCTCCCA CTCCGGAGAAACAAGAGAGTGGTTCAAAAATCACTCAGGAAGACATTGCTATGATTACAAAAGGACTAGGAGCCCTCG TTACTAGCATCAAAGAGAAAACAGCTACCAAAGATGTTGAAGAAGAGCAAG TTGCTAAAGTTGATTCACAAGGAGGGAAAGTGCAGATATCGTCGGTTGCAAGCA CTAATGACGTCCCAGCAAGCCAACAAGAACAAACCACGTCGGCAG GTGGAGACTTCTTCAGCGGACTCATGGGAATGGCCAAAGAGGTGGGGAAGGCAATGAACGAGCCGAAAGGTAATAACAACG gctaccaaaacggaaaaggactaggatggcgatctgcaCGTACGcctgcatcggaagcggccatcgaagatctgatgatgcaagccaagaagatcaagtacgacgtcatcggtctgaccgagacgagacgacgtcaccctctcaacgccgtatatgagactggagaagaactgttcttaggatcatgcgacagtagaggtgttggtggagttgtcgtcctcgtcaacacgagaacggcaaagaacatcgactttttcgaacaacttacgacccgaatcggacgtatgtggatgagaagatgtggcccaataccagctttgactatcttcgtcgcttacgctccaacatcaagctacgaagaagaagaagtcgaagctttctatatggacctggagaagttctaccgagaagaccatgccttctacaaggtcataattggcgatttcaacgctaaggttggcccaagaagaacgccggaggaacttcacatcgggacccacggcctacaatggaatgacgagagagagaggctctccgagttcatcatgacgactaagaccatccatgggaactcgcaattccagaagccctcctctttacgctggacgtgggagtcacccggtggagggtaccgtaatgaaatagaccacatcatcgtcaataaaaggttctgcctgacggacgtcggtgttgtaccaaagttctatacgggatcggaccatcgcctcctccgaggaagattttccttcacaaggagagcagagaaagccgccaagttcagagagagaaatcccaggactaccatcaactgggatctcttcgctacgctagccggcttttgggaagattccgcaatggacaacatcgacgaggaatatgaccggcttattgaacaccttcacgactgcgcgaagaaggctgagagttttaaaaccaccaagaggcgcctgtctcttgaaactcttgagctgatacgccagcgtggagcagcacgagccgcagggaaccaagaactcacgtccgagctcgcaaggctttgcagagaggcgataaaggaagaccttaaagagagaagagcagaagtgctggctgaagctgcagaggcggggaaaagcatccgctatgcccgtcgagacttcgccacttcaagaagggggatggagaaaatcatctacgacttctactctgatctctttgacagccatgtccacttgcctcctcaccatctgagggaagatgggcaagtcattccagaggttctcccgttcgaaatacgacatgctatcatgtcggtaagaaatcgtacggcacccgatcccgacagaataagaccagaacacctgaagagccttctgCCAGTACTAATCAACACTCTGgtgaggctctttacacgttatctgtcggaatgcaaggttcctaaacagtggaagaccagcaagaccgtgctgttgtataaaaagggagatccacatgacatcggcaactatcgtccaatctgcctactgtccgtcatctacaagctcttcacaagagtaatccttgataggattgaaaaagtcttggatgaaggacagccatgcgagcaagcagggtttcgaaaaggattcagcacgattgaccacattcacactgtttcgaaactcatcgaggtatcacgagagtacaagatgccgctctgtctcaccttcatcgacttaaagaaggccttcgactcagttgagacggaagcggtcgtggaagccttggacaaccaaggcgtccctactcagtacataaaggtacttcgagagttgtacagtaactttacgacaggaatttcgccattctacaagaacattaTCATTAACGTGAAGAGACGGGGCCGGCAtggtgacacaatttcacttaaaatattcatttctactgtcgagaacgcaatgcaaaagttggaatgggactacgtgggagtgaaggttgatggtcggcagctacaccatttgcgctttgctgatgacatcgtgcTGATAACAcgtagcatcagccaagcggaacgaatgctgaccgaattcgacgaaacatgtggacgcatcggtcttcagctgaatctacaaaagacgatgttcatgcggaacggatgggtctcggatgccccgttcacgctcaacggaacgtacatatccgaatgcaccagctacgtttatctgggtcgggaactgaacatgatgaacgacctccgagctgggcagaaggagacgagcggcttggggagcgtacaagagcatcgaggatgtagtgaagaagaccaggaacacccggctccgtgcgcacctcttcaacaccaccgtacttcctgctttgacctatgcttcggaaacctgggcatttcgcaagcaggaagaaaacgcg CGCCCCCACCGCAGCAAACTTCGCATCTCAGCCAAGAAGATATTGCTAAAATCACACAAGGATTGAGTGCGTTGG TCGGAAAAGCTTTCAATAAGGGTGCCGCTGAAGGAGAAG TTGCACAAGTGGACTCGCAGGGAGGAAAAACATCAGCTCCGGCAG ACAACGATTTCTTGAGTGGTCTTCTAAATATGGCAAAAGATGTGGGGAAGAAGCTGGGCGACCAGCCTGGAGCTCAACAGAGTGCTCAGGCATCGAGCAACGCAG CCGGAAATCAAGGATCGAAAGTCACTCAAGAGGATATCGGCAAACTGGTGTTGGCGCTTGGACCTCTGG TAAACACAATTAAAGAGAAAACTTttgcaaagaaagaagaagccGAGAAAGAAG TGGGAAAAGTCGACTCACAAGGAGGAAAAGTGCAGCTATCATCCGTTCAAG GACCAACGGATACGACTAAGCCTGCTGCGGAACAACCTGCGCAAGCTCCAGCAG GTGGCGATTTTCTAAGCGGACTTATGAGCGTGGCGAAGGATGTGGGCAAGGCGATGAACGAGCAACAGCAACCAC AAGCTGCTAACGGCCAGCAACTCAGTCAAGAAGACGTCGCCAAAATTACGGCAGGTCTAGGATTTTTGGGCACCTTGATCAAAGACAAGGCTGGCGACATTTTCCAGAAGCCTGCTGCAGAGGAAAAAG
- a CDS encoding hypothetical protein (NECATOR_CHRII.G5713.T2), with product MSRRLKTVLLDRLDFPLENPRRGRSRKEMPKQWTHSYWKRRPQGFVNMFSSFFSQVKEGLAAASEPAPPNPPPQAPPSKPAQSEQGENSGGDFLGGLLNVAKEVGQAINEKNQPPPPPPPEPKATDLIGGLLNVVGQAVNEKSQPPPPPPPPPEPKPTDLLGGILNAVGQAINEKNQPPPPPPPPPEPTGADLLGGLLNVVGNAMSDKKEPEVKPPPPTPEKQESGSKITQEDIAMITKGLGALVTSIKEKTATKDVEEEQVAKVDSQGGKVQISSVASTNDVPASQQEQTTSAGGDFFSGLMGMAKEVGKAMNEPKGNNNGYQNGKGLGWRSARTPASEAAIEDLMMQAKKIKYDVIGLTETRRRHPLNAVYETGEELFLGSCDSRGVGGVVVLVNTRTAKNIDFFEQLTTRIGRMWMRRCGPIPALTIFVAYAPTSSYEEEEVEAFYMDLEKFYREDHAFYKVIIGDFNAKVGPRRTPEELHIGTHGLQWNDERERLSEFIMTTKTIHGNSQFQKPSSLRWTWESPGGGYRNEIDHIIVNKRFCLTDVGVVPKFYTGSDHRLLRGRFSFTRRAEKAAKFRERNPRTTINWDLFATLAGFWEDSAMDNIDEEYDRLIEHLHDCAKKAESFKTTKRRLSLETLELIRQRGAARAAGNQELTSELARLCREAIKEDLKERRAEVLAEAAEAGKSIRYARRDFATSRRGMEKIIYDFYSDLFDSHVHLPPHHLREDGQVIPEVLPFEIRHAIMSVRNRTAPDPDRIRPEHLKSLLPVLINTLVRLFTRYLSECKVPKQWKTSKTVLLYKKGDPHDIGNYRPICLLSVIYKLFTRVILDRIEKVLDEGQPCEQAGFRKGFSTIDHIHTVSKLIEVSREYKMPLCLTFIDLKKAFDSVETEAVVEALDNQGVPTQYIKVLRELYSNFTTGISPFYKNIIINVKRRGRHGDTISLKIFISTVENAMQKLEWDYVGVKVDGRQLHHLRFADDIVLITRSISQAERMLTEFDETCGRIGLQLNLQKTMFMRNGWVSDAPFTLNGTYISECTSYVYLGRELNMMNDLRAGQKETSGLGSVQEHRGCSEEDQEHPAPCAPLQHHRTSCFDLCFGNLGISQAGRKRAPPPQQTSHLSQEDIAKITQGLSALVGKAFNKGAAEGEVAQVDSQGGKTSAPADNDFLSGLLNMAKDVGKKLGDQPGAQQSAQASSNAAGNQGSKVTQEDIGKLVLALGPLVNTIKEKTFAKKEEAEKEVGKVDSQGGKVQLSSVQGPTDTTKPAAEQPAQAPAGGGDFLSGLMSVAKDVGKAMNEQQQPQAANGQQLSQEDVAKITAGLGFLGTLIKDKAGDIFQKPAAEEKEKEKEKPKEEPVIDEVEGEIGKVVLSGYTAQTIATKSKNE from the exons ATGTCTAGGCGACTGAAGACTGTGTTACTCGACAGGCTCGATTTCCCTCTCGAAAATCCAAGACGCGGACGCTCCAGAAAGGAAATGCCGAAACAATG GACGCATTCCTACTGGAAACGACGTCCGCAG GGTTTCGTCAACatgttctcttctttcttcagtCAAG TGAAGGAAGGTTTGGCGGCTGCCTCTGAACCAGCTCCACCAAATCCACCTCCTCAGGCTCCTCCCAGCAAGCCGGCACAGTCCGAACAAGGAG AGAATTCCGGAGGAGACTTTCTTGGTGGTTTGCTTAACGTTGCGAAGGAAGTGGGACAAGCAATAAACGAGAAGAATCAGCCACCACCGCCTCCGCCACCAG AACCGAAAGCAACAGACCTTATTGGTGGCTTGCTCAACGTTGTTGGACAGGCAGTGAACGAAAAAAGTCAgccaccgccaccaccgccTCCGCCACCAG AGCCAAAACCAACGGATCTTCTTGGTGGCATACTGAACGCTGTTGGACAAGCGATAAACGAAAAGAACCAGCCgccaccacctccacctccGCCACCAG agcCAACCGGTGCAGATCTTCTTGGTGGTTTACTCAACGTTGTAGGAAACGCAATGAGTGATAAGAAAGAGCCTGAGGTTAAACCACCTCCTCCCA CTCCGGAGAAACAAGAGAGTGGTTCAAAAATCACTCAGGAAGACATTGCTATGATTACAAAAGGACTAGGAGCCCTCG TTACTAGCATCAAAGAGAAAACAGCTACCAAAGATGTTGAAGAAGAGCAAG TTGCTAAAGTTGATTCACAAGGAGGGAAAGTGCAGATATCGTCGGTTGCAAGCA CTAATGACGTCCCAGCAAGCCAACAAGAACAAACCACGTCGGCAG GTGGAGACTTCTTCAGCGGACTCATGGGAATGGCCAAAGAGGTGGGGAAGGCAATGAACGAGCCGAAAGGTAATAACAACG gctaccaaaacggaaaaggactaggatggcgatctgcaCGTACGcctgcatcggaagcggccatcgaagatctgatgatgcaagccaagaagatcaagtacgacgtcatcggtctgaccgagacgagacgacgtcaccctctcaacgccgtatatgagactggagaagaactgttcttaggatcatgcgacagtagaggtgttggtggagttgtcgtcctcgtcaacacgagaacggcaaagaacatcgactttttcgaacaacttacgacccgaatcggacgtatgtggatgagaagatgtggcccaataccagctttgactatcttcgtcgcttacgctccaacatcaagctacgaagaagaagaagtcgaagctttctatatggacctggagaagttctaccgagaagaccatgccttctacaaggtcataattggcgatttcaacgctaaggttggcccaagaagaacgccggaggaacttcacatcgggacccacggcctacaatggaatgacgagagagagaggctctccgagttcatcatgacgactaagaccatccatgggaactcgcaattccagaagccctcctctttacgctggacgtgggagtcacccggtggagggtaccgtaatgaaatagaccacatcatcgtcaataaaaggttctgcctgacggacgtcggtgttgtaccaaagttctatacgggatcggaccatcgcctcctccgaggaagattttccttcacaaggagagcagagaaagccgccaagttcagagagagaaatcccaggactaccatcaactgggatctcttcgctacgctagccggcttttgggaagattccgcaatggacaacatcgacgaggaatatgaccggcttattgaacaccttcacgactgcgcgaagaaggctgagagttttaaaaccaccaagaggcgcctgtctcttgaaactcttgagctgatacgccagcgtggagcagcacgagccgcagggaaccaagaactcacgtccgagctcgcaaggctttgcagagaggcgataaaggaagaccttaaagagagaagagcagaagtgctggctgaagctgcagaggcggggaaaagcatccgctatgcccgtcgagacttcgccacttcaagaagggggatggagaaaatcatctacgacttctactctgatctctttgacagccatgtccacttgcctcctcaccatctgagggaagatgggcaagtcattccagaggttctcccgttcgaaatacgacatgctatcatgtcggtaagaaatcgtacggcacccgatcccgacagaataagaccagaacacctgaagagccttctgCCAGTACTAATCAACACTCTGgtgaggctctttacacgttatctgtcggaatgcaaggttcctaaacagtggaagaccagcaagaccgtgctgttgtataaaaagggagatccacatgacatcggcaactatcgtccaatctgcctactgtccgtcatctacaagctcttcacaagagtaatccttgataggattgaaaaagtcttggatgaaggacagccatgcgagcaagcagggtttcgaaaaggattcagcacgattgaccacattcacactgtttcgaaactcatcgaggtatcacgagagtacaagatgccgctctgtctcaccttcatcgacttaaagaaggccttcgactcagttgagacggaagcggtcgtggaagccttggacaaccaaggcgtccctactcagtacataaaggtacttcgagagttgtacagtaactttacgacaggaatttcgccattctacaagaacattaTCATTAACGTGAAGAGACGGGGCCGGCAtggtgacacaatttcacttaaaatattcatttctactgtcgagaacgcaatgcaaaagttggaatgggactacgtgggagtgaaggttgatggtcggcagctacaccatttgcgctttgctgatgacatcgtgcTGATAACAcgtagcatcagccaagcggaacgaatgctgaccgaattcgacgaaacatgtggacgcatcggtcttcagctgaatctacaaaagacgatgttcatgcggaacggatgggtctcggatgccccgttcacgctcaacggaacgtacatatccgaatgcaccagctacgtttatctgggtcgggaactgaacatgatgaacgacctccgagctgggcagaaggagacgagcggcttggggagcgtacaagagcatcgaggatgtagtgaagaagaccaggaacacccggctccgtgcgcacctcttcaacaccaccgtacttcctgctttgacctatgcttcggaaacctgggcatttcgcaagcaggaagaaaacgcg CGCCCCCACCGCAGCAAACTTCGCATCTCAGCCAAGAAGATATTGCTAAAATCACACAAGGATTGAGTGCGTTGG TCGGAAAAGCTTTCAATAAGGGTGCCGCTGAAGGAGAAG TTGCACAAGTGGACTCGCAGGGAGGAAAAACATCAGCTCCGGCAG ACAACGATTTCTTGAGTGGTCTTCTAAATATGGCAAAAGATGTGGGGAAGAAGCTGGGCGACCAGCCTGGAGCTCAACAGAGTGCTCAGGCATCGAGCAACGCAG CCGGAAATCAAGGATCGAAAGTCACTCAAGAGGATATCGGCAAACTGGTGTTGGCGCTTGGACCTCTGG TAAACACAATTAAAGAGAAAACTTttgcaaagaaagaagaagccGAGAAAGAAG TGGGAAAAGTCGACTCACAAGGAGGAAAAGTGCAGCTATCATCCGTTCAAG GACCAACGGATACGACTAAGCCTGCTGCGGAACAACCTGCGCAAGCTCCAGCAGGTG GTGGCGATTTTCTAAGCGGACTTATGAGCGTGGCGAAGGATGTGGGCAAGGCGATGAACGAGCAACAGCAACCAC AAGCTGCTAACGGCCAGCAACTCAGTCAAGAAGACGTCGCCAAAATTACGGCAGGTCTAGGATTTTTGGGCACCTTGATCAAAGACAAGGCTGGCGACATTTTCCAGAAGCCTGCTGCAGAGGAAAAAG
- a CDS encoding hypothetical protein (NECATOR_CHRII.G5714.T2), whose translation MAPLLRGSDEDNKAETLAVRKHEYYISFGLFDTIIYINRSCAAATQKMAQELIQLQPGMQVERWTIEKKLGEGGFGAVYRCRDHTGQYALKVEGVAEQIQVLKMEVYVLTELTKRGSRHFCRIEDKGRYGNFNYVVMTLVGKSLQDLNKGGPGGHMTIGCAISCGIQCLEALEDLHNIGYLHRDVKPGNYTIGRAELRELRKVYILDFGMCRKFTNDQGVIRKPRQAAGFRGTVRYAPISCHLQRELCRKDDCETWVYMLVEFTYGRLPWKEVQDMNQVGEYKKRVRQPMYIMELFPPPCPREYIEILQYVDGLKYYDAPNYQFIYGTMRRALASSRAQEFPYDWEMGGPTAYMLA comes from the exons ATGGCGCCGCTTCTTCGCGGGTCTGACGAAGACAATAaggccgaaacgttagctgttcgTAAACATGAATATTATATTTCCTTTGGATTGTTCGATACCATTATCTATATCAAT CGAAGCTGTGCAGCTGCAACACAAAAGATGGCACAAGAGTTGATCCAGCTACAGCCAGGGATGCAG GTTGAGAGATGGACCATAGAGAAGAAACTGGGAGAAGGGGGTTTCGGTGCAGTCTATCGCTGTCGTGATCATACTGGACAATATGCGCTCAAAGTTGAAGGTGTTGCGGAGCAAATCCAG GTTTTGAAAATGGAGGTCTACGTGCTGACGGAGTTGACAAAACGTGGATCGCGGCATTTTTGCAGGATTGAAGATAAAGGAAGATACGGGAACTTCAACTAT GTAGTTATGACGCTTGTCGGTAAATCCCTGCAAGATTTGAATAAAGGAGGACCGGGTGGACATATGACAATTGGTTGCGCGATTTCATGCGGCATTCAGTGTCTGGAAGCACTTGAAG ATCTCCATAACATCGGCTACTTACACCGCGATGTCAAGCCTGGCAACTACACCATAGGAAGGGCTGAACTCCGTGAACTACGCAAAGTGTACATTCTAGATTTCGGCATGTGCAGAAAATTCACAAATGATCAA GGAGTCATCCGTAAACCTCGTCAAGCGGCCGGGTTCCGAGGCACAGTACGTTATGCACCAATTTCTTGTCATCTTCAACGAGAGCTTTGTAG AAAAGACGACTGCGAAACATGGGTCTATATGTTAGTGGAATTCACCTACGGAAGACTTCCTTGGAAAGAAGTACAGGACATGAACCAG GTTGGAGAATATAAAAAACGAGTTCGGCAGCCAATGTACATCATGGAACTATTCCCACCTCCGTGTCCACGCGAGTATATAGAGATTTTGCAATATGTTGATGGATTAAAATACTATGACGCGCCTaattaccaatttatctacgGC ACCATGCGAAGAGCACTCGCGTCGAGCCGAGCACAGGAGTTCCCGTATGACTGGGAGATGGGCGGTCCCACGGCTTACATGCTTGCGTGA
- a CDS encoding hypothetical protein (NECATOR_CHRII.G5714.T1), giving the protein MAQELIQLQPGMQVERWTIEKKLGEGGFGAVYRCRDHTGQYALKVEGVAEQIQVLKMEVYVLTELTKRGSRHFCRIEDKGRYGNFNYVVMTLVGKSLQDLNKGGPGGHMTIGCAISCGIQCLEALEDLHNIGYLHRDVKPGNYTIGRAELRELRKVYILDFGMCRKFTNDQGVIRKPRQAAGFRGTVRYAPISCHLQRELCRKDDCETWVYMLVEFTYGRLPWKEVQDMNQVGEYKKRVRQPMYIMELFPPPCPREYIEILQYVDGLKYYDAPNYQFIYGTMRRALASSRAQEFPYDWEMGGPTAYMLA; this is encoded by the exons ATGGCACAAGAGTTGATCCAGCTACAGCCAGGGATGCAG GTTGAGAGATGGACCATAGAGAAGAAACTGGGAGAAGGGGGTTTCGGTGCAGTCTATCGCTGTCGTGATCATACTGGACAATATGCGCTCAAAGTTGAAGGTGTTGCGGAGCAAATCCAG GTTTTGAAAATGGAGGTCTACGTGCTGACGGAGTTGACAAAACGTGGATCGCGGCATTTTTGCAGGATTGAAGATAAAGGAAGATACGGGAACTTCAACTAT GTAGTTATGACGCTTGTCGGTAAATCCCTGCAAGATTTGAATAAAGGAGGACCGGGTGGACATATGACAATTGGTTGCGCGATTTCATGCGGCATTCAGTGTCTGGAAGCACTTGAAG ATCTCCATAACATCGGCTACTTACACCGCGATGTCAAGCCTGGCAACTACACCATAGGAAGGGCTGAACTCCGTGAACTACGCAAAGTGTACATTCTAGATTTCGGCATGTGCAGAAAATTCACAAATGATCAA GGAGTCATCCGTAAACCTCGTCAAGCGGCCGGGTTCCGAGGCACAGTACGTTATGCACCAATTTCTTGTCATCTTCAACGAGAGCTTTGTAG AAAAGACGACTGCGAAACATGGGTCTATATGTTAGTGGAATTCACCTACGGAAGACTTCCTTGGAAAGAAGTACAGGACATGAACCAG GTTGGAGAATATAAAAAACGAGTTCGGCAGCCAATGTACATCATGGAACTATTCCCACCTCCGTGTCCACGCGAGTATATAGAGATTTTGCAATATGTTGATGGATTAAAATACTATGACGCGCCTaattaccaatttatctacgGC ACCATGCGAAGAGCACTCGCGTCGAGCCGAGCACAGGAGTTCCCGTATGACTGGGAGATGGGCGGTCCCACGGCTTACATGCTTGCGTGA
- a CDS encoding hypothetical protein (NECATOR_CHRII.G5715.T1), translated as MQCHRLPSYRQGSADRTSPENYNRKTFLEIIRSVTTLIDEDAAAVCDSAVNWLLLAARPARKMPEPHRTWLYRYLPRTSPFDVCVRRRCEKVCRVLLQRQRRKLQQILFQGAMRGNMP; from the exons ATGCAATGCCACCGTCTTCCTTCCTACCGACAAGGTAGCGCTGATAGAACAAGTCCGGAGAATTATAATCGGAAAACGTTTTTGGAAATTATCAGAAGTG TCACGACGCTCATCGATGAGGACGCTGCAGCTGTTTGCGACAGTGCTGTCAATTG GTTACTGCTCGCTGCGCGACCTGCCAGAAAAATGCCGGAACCCCATCGCACCTGGCTTTACCGATACCTTCCACGCACGAGCCCGTTTGAT GTATGCGTACGACGCCGCTGCGAAAAAGTGTGTCGAGTTCTTCTACAACGGCAAAGGAGGAAACTCCAACAGATTCTCTTTCAAGGAGCAATGCGTGGCAACATGCCTTAA
- a CDS encoding hypothetical protein (NECATOR_CHRII.G5716.T1) has protein sequence MRTLQLFATVLSIGYCSLRDLPEKCRNPIAPGFTDTFHARARLMYAYDAAAKKCVEFFYNGKGGNSNRFSFKEQCVATCLKGISEKKDRTFPLTSGAGEDVVSTTASEDSTTEPVVDQ, from the exons ATGAGGACGCTGCAGCTGTTTGCGACAGTGCTGTCAATTG GTTACTGCTCGCTGCGCGACCTGCCAGAAAAATGCCGGAACCCCATCGCACCTGGCTTTACCGATACCTTCCACGCACGAGCCCGTTTGAT GTATGCGTACGACGCCGCTGCGAAAAAGTGTGTCGAGTTCTTCTACAACGGCAAAGGAGGAAACTCCAACAGATTCTCTTTCAAGGAGCAATGCGTGGCAACATGCCTTAAaggaatttcagaaaaaaaggatagaacCTTTCCATTAACCTCAGGAGCTGGCGAGGATGTAGTCTCTACAACAGCTTCAGAAGATTCTACTACTGAGCCTGTTGTAGATCAATGA